A genomic window from Flavobacterium hankyongi includes:
- a CDS encoding HipA family kinase produces MTPINLRTVNVMRYIIPLREGGSLPALAEADDDFKYVLKFRGAGHGIKALIAELLGGEIARYLGLAVPELVFATLDEAFGRTEADEEIQDLLKFSQGLNLGLHYLSGAITYDAAVNNCDELLASKIVWLDAFITNVDRTFRNTNLLIWHKELWLIDHGASFYFHHAWNNWEASAITPFALIKDHVLLPKARKLDEAHQEFTSKLNEEILRKIVGLIPQDWLLWEDHSIAPETIRNVYFQFLMTRLQNADLFLKQAQDARKTLI; encoded by the coding sequence ATGACTCCAATTAATTTGCGAACAGTTAACGTTATGCGTTACATCATCCCTTTACGGGAAGGTGGCTCATTACCTGCTTTGGCAGAAGCAGACGACGATTTCAAATACGTATTAAAATTTCGCGGTGCTGGACATGGCATAAAAGCCTTAATTGCCGAATTATTAGGTGGGGAAATCGCTCGTTATTTAGGTTTAGCAGTTCCAGAATTGGTTTTTGCCACTTTAGATGAAGCCTTTGGGCGTACGGAAGCAGATGAGGAAATTCAGGATTTACTGAAGTTCAGTCAAGGATTAAATTTAGGCTTGCACTATCTCTCTGGAGCCATTACATATGATGCTGCAGTGAATAATTGTGACGAATTGCTTGCTTCAAAAATTGTATGGCTAGATGCTTTCATTACCAATGTAGATCGCACATTTCGCAACACCAACCTGTTAATATGGCACAAAGAATTGTGGTTGATTGACCACGGAGCTTCATTTTACTTTCACCATGCATGGAACAATTGGGAAGCCAGTGCCATTACACCTTTTGCACTGATTAAAGATCATGTTTTATTGCCGAAAGCGAGAAAATTAGACGAAGCTCATCAGGAATTTACATCAAAATTAAACGAAGAAATACTGCGTAAAATTGTTGGGCTAATTCCTCAAGATTGGTTACTCTGGGAAGATCATTCAATTGCTCCAGAAACAATACGAAACGTTTATTTTCAGTTTTTGATGACCCGGTTACAAAATGCCGATTTATTCTTAAAACAAGCCCAAGATGCACGAAAAACACTTATATGA
- a CDS encoding Crp/Fnr family transcriptional regulator, translating to MNLLLENIAKHVSLTPQEQERVLSFTEPLQFKAKTILLKSGEVCTHSYFVTKGIIRSYNMDENGVEHVVSFACPGWWIADMYSFLSQRPGQLYIEVNEDAEVFAISKENQEKMYSEIPKLERFFRIIIENSLVASQQRLIDNMSFTAEARYDKFLKKFNDLAHCIPQKQIASYIGVTPEFFSKMKARLLKK from the coding sequence TTGAATTTACTTCTCGAAAACATAGCTAAACACGTTTCACTCACTCCACAAGAGCAGGAACGTGTTTTATCTTTTACAGAACCCTTACAATTTAAAGCAAAAACTATACTTCTTAAATCAGGGGAAGTTTGCACCCATTCCTATTTTGTAACCAAAGGCATTATTCGGAGTTATAATATGGATGAAAACGGCGTAGAGCATGTTGTAAGTTTTGCTTGCCCTGGTTGGTGGATTGCTGATATGTACAGTTTTCTATCGCAACGCCCAGGCCAATTATACATTGAAGTAAACGAAGATGCAGAAGTTTTTGCCATTTCTAAAGAAAATCAAGAAAAAATGTATTCCGAAATCCCTAAACTGGAACGTTTTTTCCGCATTATTATAGAAAACTCTTTAGTTGCTAGCCAACAACGACTTATTGACAACATGAGTTTCACTGCCGAAGCTCGTTACGACAAATTCCTTAAAAAATTCAACGATTTAGCGCACTGCATTCCTCAAAAGCAAATTGCCTCTTATATAGGAGTAACTCCTGAATTTTTCAGTAAAATGAAAGCCAGATTACTGAAAAAATAA
- a CDS encoding TolC family protein → MKVNKNFKISVVASALVLSTVIGCKTPEVAKRNENKNMPEQFATVQDTVNSGKISWKEYFKDTYLQSLIDEALKNNQELNITMQEIEIAKNEIKARKGEYLPFVGLKAGAAVDKRARYTNIGAMEANTEIEEGKEMPEPLQDYGVGIVANWELDIWKKLRNGKKAAVNRYLSSVEGKNFMVTNLIGEIANSYYELLALDNQLQIVNQNIEIQSNALEIVRIQKEAARVTELAVKKFEAEVFKTKSIQFEVQQKIVEAENKINFLVGRFPQHIDRSTVAFNDILPNIVHAGIPSQLLANRPDIRQAEFELEACKLDVKAARARFYPSIGITAGIGYQAFDPSYVFKPKSLLYSLAGDLVAPLINRNAIKASYNTANAKQLQAVYNYEKSILNSYVEVANQISKISNLEKSYNLRAQQVDALTTSISISNELFRSARADYMEVLLTQRDALESKFDLIETKMQQLNAMVNIYRALGGGWN, encoded by the coding sequence ATGAAAGTAAATAAAAATTTTAAAATTTCAGTTGTGGCTTCTGCTTTAGTTTTATCGACTGTTATTGGTTGTAAAACTCCAGAAGTAGCAAAAAGAAATGAAAATAAAAACATGCCTGAACAGTTTGCAACTGTTCAGGATACTGTTAACTCAGGAAAAATCTCTTGGAAAGAATACTTTAAGGATACTTATTTGCAATCGTTAATAGATGAAGCATTGAAGAATAATCAGGAGCTGAATATTACAATGCAAGAAATCGAGATTGCAAAAAACGAGATTAAAGCAAGAAAAGGAGAGTATTTACCATTTGTAGGATTAAAAGCAGGAGCTGCCGTAGATAAACGTGCTCGTTATACCAATATTGGTGCAATGGAAGCTAATACTGAAATTGAAGAAGGTAAAGAAATGCCAGAACCTTTACAGGATTACGGTGTTGGAATTGTTGCCAATTGGGAACTAGACATTTGGAAAAAGCTTCGTAACGGAAAAAAAGCGGCTGTAAATAGATATCTTTCTTCTGTAGAGGGTAAAAACTTTATGGTTACAAATCTAATTGGAGAAATTGCTAATTCTTATTACGAATTATTGGCTTTAGATAATCAATTACAAATTGTTAATCAGAATATCGAAATTCAAAGTAATGCTTTGGAGATTGTTAGAATCCAAAAAGAAGCTGCTCGTGTTACTGAATTAGCGGTGAAAAAATTTGAAGCTGAGGTTTTTAAAACTAAGAGTATTCAGTTTGAAGTACAGCAAAAAATTGTAGAAGCTGAAAATAAAATTAACTTTTTGGTAGGTAGATTTCCGCAACATATCGATAGGAGTACAGTTGCTTTTAATGATATTTTGCCAAATATTGTTCATGCAGGTATTCCATCACAACTTTTAGCTAACAGACCAGATATTCGTCAAGCTGAATTTGAATTGGAAGCATGTAAACTGGATGTAAAAGCAGCAAGAGCTAGATTTTATCCTTCTATAGGCATAACAGCAGGAATTGGTTATCAAGCATTTGATCCTAGTTATGTTTTCAAACCAAAATCATTGTTGTATTCTTTGGCGGGGGATTTAGTTGCTCCACTAATAAATCGTAATGCAATAAAAGCAAGTTATAACACAGCAAATGCTAAACAACTTCAGGCTGTTTACAATTACGAAAAATCGATTTTAAATAGTTATGTTGAGGTAGCTAATCAGATTTCAAAAATTAGTAATTTAGAGAAAAGCTATAATTTAAGAGCACAACAAGTTGATGCGCTTACGACTTCAATTTCAATTTCAAACGAGTTGTTCCGTTCTGCTAGAGCAGATTATATGGAGGTTTTATTAACGCAAAGAGATGCTTTAGAATCAAAATTTGATTTAATAGAAACTAAAATGCAACAGCTTAATGCTATGGTAAATATTTACAGAGCATTAGGTGGAGGATGGAATTAA
- a CDS encoding DUF1801 domain-containing protein, translating to MNLDTNLYNNKQEPEDKFICQTLEKEINKVLPEAENKIWHVHPVWFLDGNPIVGYSKQKAGIRLMFWSGVDFEEEKLKSETGKFKDASIFYTEASQINTSDLQRWLEKSRNIQWDYKNIIKRKGVLERLK from the coding sequence ATGAATTTGGACACAAACCTATACAATAACAAACAAGAACCAGAAGACAAATTCATTTGCCAAACTTTAGAAAAAGAAATCAACAAAGTACTCCCAGAAGCCGAAAATAAAATATGGCATGTACATCCAGTTTGGTTTTTAGATGGAAACCCTATTGTGGGTTATAGCAAACAAAAAGCTGGAATTCGTTTAATGTTTTGGAGTGGTGTAGATTTTGAAGAAGAAAAATTGAAATCTGAAACAGGAAAGTTCAAAGATGCTTCTATTTTTTATACTGAAGCCAGTCAAATTAATACTTCAGATTTACAAAGATGGCTTGAAAAAAGTAGAAACATTCAGTGGGATTATAAAAACATTATAAAACGTAAGGGAGTATTGGAAAGACTTAAATAA
- a CDS encoding DUF3037 domain-containing protein, with protein MHEKHLYEYAVIRVVPRVEREEFLNIGLLLFCKQKKYLRMEYVIPSDKIKMLCMEFDLEQLEENMFSFNKISIGSLDGGPIAQLDVAERFRWLTAVRSSSIQISRPHPGFSFELNKTFEKLYHELVL; from the coding sequence ATGCACGAAAAACACTTATATGAATATGCCGTAATTCGTGTTGTGCCAAGGGTGGAACGTGAAGAATTTCTAAATATCGGACTGCTTCTTTTTTGTAAACAAAAGAAATACCTTCGTATGGAATATGTTATTCCTTCTGATAAAATTAAAATGCTGTGTATGGAGTTCGACTTAGAACAGTTAGAAGAAAATATGTTTTCTTTTAACAAAATATCCATAGGAAGTTTGGATGGAGGTCCCATAGCACAATTAGATGTCGCAGAACGTTTCCGTTGGCTCACAGCAGTACGAAGCTCCAGTATTCAAATCTCAAGGCCACATCCAGGGTTTAGTTTTGAATTAAACAAAACTTTCGAAAAACTTTACCATGAATTAGTTTTATAA
- a CDS encoding efflux RND transporter periplasmic adaptor subunit: MLVSLCGLLFSASCNSKKEEKKEETKFLVTSPIKKDTLITKSYVCQIQSINHIELRAQERGYLQKIFVDEGQFVKKGQLLFQIMPNLYRAEVQRAQAEANYAQIEYQNTKKLSDKNVVSPNELAMAKAKLDKANAELSLNKVHLQFTEIRAPFDGIIDKFHVRLGSLLEEGELLTNLSDNSKMWTYYNVPEAEYLDYKSKASANAKTKVNLLMANNEIFPFTGVVETIEADFNNETGNIPFRATFPNPKGLLRHGETGSVQVNLPLKNALLIPQKATFEVLEKKYVYVIDKNNEVKSRAITIAAELPHIFAISSGLSEGDKILLEGLRLVKENEKIEFEFVKPQSVLSHLELYAE, encoded by the coding sequence ATGCTAGTTAGCTTATGTGGCTTATTATTTAGCGCAAGCTGCAACAGCAAAAAAGAAGAAAAAAAAGAAGAAACAAAATTTTTAGTAACTAGTCCTATTAAAAAGGATACTTTGATTACTAAATCATACGTTTGTCAAATCCAATCTATCAATCATATAGAATTAAGAGCTCAAGAAAGAGGTTATTTGCAAAAGATCTTTGTTGATGAAGGTCAGTTTGTAAAAAAAGGGCAATTGTTGTTCCAAATTATGCCTAATCTTTATAGAGCCGAAGTCCAAAGAGCTCAAGCAGAAGCAAATTATGCTCAAATTGAATACCAAAACACTAAAAAACTTTCTGATAAAAATGTAGTTTCTCCAAATGAATTGGCAATGGCAAAAGCCAAATTAGATAAGGCTAATGCAGAATTGTCTTTAAATAAAGTTCATTTGCAGTTTACAGAAATTAGAGCACCTTTTGACGGAATTATAGACAAATTCCACGTTCGTTTAGGAAGTTTATTAGAAGAAGGAGAGTTATTGACTAACCTTTCAGACAACAGTAAAATGTGGACATACTATAATGTGCCCGAAGCTGAATATTTAGATTATAAATCTAAAGCAAGTGCTAATGCGAAAACCAAAGTAAACTTGTTAATGGCAAACAATGAAATTTTTCCTTTCACAGGTGTAGTTGAAACCATTGAAGCAGACTTTAACAACGAAACTGGTAATATTCCTTTTAGAGCTACTTTCCCAAATCCTAAAGGATTGTTACGTCACGGAGAGACAGGAAGTGTACAAGTGAACCTTCCTCTTAAAAATGCATTGTTGATTCCACAAAAAGCAACTTTTGAAGTATTAGAGAAAAAATACGTATATGTAATTGATAAAAACAATGAGGTAAAATCAAGAGCAATTACTATTGCAGCCGAGTTACCACACATATTTGCTATTAGTAGTGGTTTGTCAGAAGGAGACAAAATTCTTTTAGAAGGTTTGAGACTTGTTAAGGAGAACGAAAAGATTGAATTTGAGTTTGTAAAACCACAATCTGTATTATCTCATTTAGAGTTATACGCTGAATAA
- a CDS encoding efflux RND transporter permease subunit — MFSKFIHRPVFAIVISIIILFVGSLAIKQLPISQFPQIAPTTVNIFIAYPGASADVLVKSTLITLENSINGVEGMRYIATDATSAGEATLRIIFEPGTDPNQAVVRVKTRVDQVMPLLPELVQREGVVITPIQPSMLMYVNLYSKDKSIDEKFLYNYASVKMIPEINRLKGVARSQILGSRTYAMRVWLNPDRMRAYNISVDEVMTALGEQSIIGRPGRIGQSSGIAAQSLEYVLTYKGRYSEPSEYENVIIRANSQGESIRLKDIGKVELGSEFFDIYSNLDGHPSAAIVLKQNYGSNASDVIKEIKDKLEEMKKSFPPGVDYKISYDVSQFLDASIEQVIDTLRDAFILVALVVFVFLGDWRSTLIPILAVPVSLIGAFFVIQFFGLSINLVTLFALVLAIGIVVDDAIVVVEAVHAKFEEDPHITPYKAVKKVLGEISGAVIAITAVMVSVFLPISFMSGPVGTFYRQFSITMASSIVISALIALTLTPVLCAIMLKNHHGHERKKNILTKALDSFNRAFDKMTGKYVALLKSIVSRRVVTFGVLLAFCAGTFYVNKILPSGFIPSEDQGTIYAIIQTPPGSTLETTNQVSQKLQKICEKVDGVESVSSLAGYEIMTEGRGSNAGTCLINLKPWDEREHTVKEIMEELEEKSKGLGAIVEYFEPPAIPGFGSSGGFSMRLLDKNTTTDYQDFDRINKKFMEDLGKRKELTGLFTFFAANYPQYELEINNDLAMQKGVSIGKAMENLNIMIGSTYEQGFIKFGRFFKVYVQSDPKFRRLPSDILNMFVKNNHGEMVPYSAFMTLKKGQGPNEITRYNMYNSSAIQGLPAPGYTTADAIQAIREVAEVSLPKGYDIAWEGLSFDESNRGNESIYIFLIVLAFVYFVLAAQYESFIIPLSVILSLPVGIFGSFLVLQLMGLENNIYAQIGLIMLVGLLGKNAVLIVEFAIQKRSEGFTILDAAIEGAKVRFRPILMTSFAFIAGLIPLIIATGAGAIGNRTIGGAALGGMLFGTIFGVIIVPGLYYIFGTMADGRKLIKDEEESSLTENFVHMMDDFKTNNHNEGNDESK, encoded by the coding sequence ATGTTTAGTAAATTTATACATAGACCTGTATTTGCGATTGTAATTTCAATCATAATACTTTTTGTAGGGTCTTTGGCAATTAAGCAGTTGCCAATTTCGCAATTTCCACAAATTGCGCCTACCACAGTAAATATCTTTATTGCTTATCCTGGAGCAAGTGCAGATGTTTTGGTTAAATCGACACTTATCACACTTGAAAACTCTATTAATGGAGTTGAAGGAATGCGTTATATTGCTACCGATGCAACTAGTGCCGGAGAAGCTACATTAAGAATTATTTTCGAACCAGGAACGGATCCCAATCAAGCTGTTGTTCGTGTAAAAACAAGGGTCGATCAGGTAATGCCACTTTTGCCAGAGTTAGTACAACGTGAAGGGGTGGTAATTACACCTATTCAGCCTAGTATGTTGATGTACGTGAATTTATATTCGAAGGATAAAAGTATCGATGAAAAATTCTTGTACAACTACGCCAGTGTAAAAATGATTCCTGAAATCAACCGATTAAAAGGAGTTGCACGTTCGCAAATATTAGGAAGTAGAACATACGCAATGCGTGTTTGGTTAAATCCGGACCGTATGAGAGCTTATAATATTTCAGTTGATGAAGTCATGACTGCACTTGGTGAACAAAGTATTATTGGTCGTCCTGGTCGTATTGGACAAAGTTCCGGTATTGCCGCTCAATCCTTAGAATATGTATTAACCTACAAAGGAAGATATAGTGAACCAAGTGAGTACGAAAATGTAATTATTCGTGCTAATTCGCAAGGTGAGAGCATTCGTTTAAAAGACATCGGGAAAGTTGAATTAGGAAGTGAATTCTTTGATATTTATTCAAATCTTGATGGTCACCCATCGGCAGCTATTGTATTAAAACAAAATTATGGTAGTAATGCAAGTGATGTAATCAAAGAGATTAAGGACAAACTGGAAGAAATGAAAAAATCTTTCCCTCCTGGTGTAGATTATAAAATCAGTTATGACGTTTCGCAATTCCTTGATGCATCAATTGAGCAAGTAATTGATACTTTACGTGATGCGTTTATTCTTGTGGCACTTGTAGTATTTGTCTTCTTAGGAGATTGGCGTTCTACTTTGATTCCTATTTTAGCGGTCCCAGTATCGTTAATTGGAGCTTTCTTTGTAATACAGTTCTTCGGACTTTCAATCAACTTAGTAACTTTATTTGCATTAGTATTAGCTATTGGTATTGTGGTCGATGATGCCATAGTCGTCGTGGAGGCAGTGCATGCCAAGTTTGAAGAAGATCCACATATCACACCTTATAAAGCTGTTAAAAAAGTATTAGGAGAAATCAGTGGTGCGGTAATCGCAATTACTGCGGTAATGGTTTCGGTATTTTTACCAATCTCATTTATGAGTGGTCCTGTAGGAACATTCTATCGTCAGTTCTCGATTACAATGGCGAGTTCAATTGTAATTTCGGCACTAATTGCTCTTACGTTGACACCTGTATTATGTGCTATCATGCTGAAAAATCATCATGGTCATGAACGCAAAAAGAATATATTGACAAAAGCATTAGATAGCTTTAATAGAGCATTTGATAAAATGACAGGGAAATATGTTGCCTTGTTAAAATCAATTGTTAGTAGAAGAGTTGTTACGTTTGGAGTGTTATTAGCATTTTGTGCTGGAACATTTTATGTAAACAAAATTTTACCTTCTGGATTCATTCCAAGTGAGGATCAAGGAACGATTTATGCCATTATTCAAACACCACCGGGATCAACATTAGAAACAACTAATCAAGTTTCACAAAAACTTCAAAAAATTTGTGAAAAAGTAGATGGTGTAGAGTCGGTTTCTTCATTAGCAGGTTACGAAATCATGACTGAAGGTCGTGGATCTAATGCCGGAACATGTCTTATCAACTTAAAACCTTGGGATGAGCGTGAGCATACTGTAAAAGAAATAATGGAAGAGTTGGAAGAAAAGTCTAAAGGGCTAGGAGCAATTGTTGAGTATTTTGAGCCACCAGCAATTCCCGGATTTGGTTCTTCAGGAGGTTTCTCAATGCGTTTATTAGACAAAAATACAACTACTGATTACCAGGATTTTGATAGAATCAATAAAAAATTCATGGAGGATTTAGGTAAACGTAAAGAGTTAACAGGATTATTTACATTCTTTGCGGCTAATTATCCTCAATATGAATTAGAAATTAACAATGACCTAGCAATGCAAAAAGGAGTTTCTATTGGTAAAGCCATGGAAAATCTTAATATTATGATTGGTAGTACATATGAGCAAGGTTTTATTAAGTTTGGACGTTTCTTTAAAGTGTATGTGCAGTCTGATCCTAAATTCAGAAGACTTCCTTCAGATATTTTAAACATGTTTGTGAAAAATAATCATGGCGAAATGGTTCCTTATTCTGCGTTTATGACACTTAAAAAAGGACAGGGACCAAATGAGATTACGCGTTATAATATGTACAATTCATCAGCTATTCAAGGTTTACCTGCACCAGGTTATACCACTGCCGATGCTATTCAGGCAATACGTGAAGTGGCCGAAGTATCATTGCCAAAAGGATATGATATTGCTTGGGAAGGACTTTCTTTTGATGAGTCAAACCGTGGTAACGAATCAATCTATATTTTCTTGATTGTATTAGCATTCGTATACTTTGTTCTAGCAGCACAGTATGAAAGTTTCATTATTCCATTGTCGGTTATTCTTTCACTTCCTGTGGGTATTTTTGGATCATTCCTAGTACTTCAGTTAATGGGATTAGAAAATAATATTTATGCCCAAATTGGATTAATCATGCTTGTTGGATTACTCGGTAAAAATGCCGTGTTAATTGTTGAATTTGCGATTCAAAAAAGAAGTGAAGGATTTACCATTCTTGATGCGGCTATTGAAGGAGCTAAAGTTCGTTTCCGTCCAATTTTGATGACATCTTTTGCGTTTATTGCTGGTTTAATTCCATTGATTATTGCCACTGGAGCAGGAGCAATTGGAAATAGAACTATTGGAGGAGCTGCTCTAGGAGGAATGCTTTTCGGAACGATTTTCGGTGTAATTATTGTTCCAGGTTTATATTACATTTTTGGAACAATGGCAGATGGGCGAAAATTAATTAAAGATGAAGAGGAAAGTTCATTGACAGAGAATTTTGTTCACATGATGGATGATTTTAAAACAAATAATCACAACGAAGGAAATGATGAAAGTAAATAA
- a CDS encoding YceI family protein, giving the protein MSTTKWSIDPTHSTIGFKVKHMMFTNVSGKFENYEANIVTEDDDFTKSNIEFSADINSIDTRNADRDNHLKSADFFDAENHPKMTFKASSLTKVDDENYEIAGDLSMRGVTKFVKFPAEFSGLMIDPWGNTKAGLNISGKVNRKDWGLNWNSALETGGVLVSEDVKLDIELQLVKQ; this is encoded by the coding sequence ATGTCAACAACAAAATGGTCAATAGACCCAACACACTCAACAATAGGTTTTAAAGTAAAACACATGATGTTTACTAATGTATCAGGAAAATTTGAAAACTACGAAGCAAACATCGTTACAGAGGATGATGATTTTACAAAATCAAACATCGAATTCTCAGCTGATATCAATTCAATAGATACTCGTAATGCAGATCGTGACAATCACTTAAAAAGTGCCGATTTCTTTGATGCAGAAAACCATCCTAAAATGACTTTTAAAGCTTCTTCATTAACAAAAGTTGACGATGAAAACTACGAAATCGCAGGTGATTTATCGATGAGAGGAGTAACAAAATTTGTAAAATTTCCAGCTGAATTCAGCGGATTAATGATTGATCCATGGGGTAATACTAAAGCAGGTTTAAACATTTCAGGAAAAGTAAATCGTAAAGACTGGGGATTAAACTGGAATTCAGCCCTTGAAACTGGTGGTGTTTTAGTAAGCGAAGATGTAAAACTAGATATCGAATTACAATTAGTTAAACAATAA
- the fabD gene encoding ACP S-malonyltransferase, translating into MKAYVFPGQGAQFTGMGKDLYESSDLAKELFEKANEILGFRITDIMFEGTAEELKETKVTQPAVFLHSVILAKVLDVKPDMVAGHSLGEFSALVVNGALSFEDGLKLVSQRALAMQEACEITPSTMAAVLNLEDKVVEDICASINGVVVAANYNCPGQLVISGELKAVEEACEKMKEAGAKRALILPVGGAFHSPMMEPAREKLAAAIEATTFNTPTCPVYQNVTANAVTDPTEIKKNLIAQLTGAVKWTQSVQQMIADGATSFTEVGPGKVLVGLVNKINKEIETISA; encoded by the coding sequence ATGAAAGCATACGTTTTTCCTGGACAAGGAGCTCAATTCACTGGAATGGGTAAAGATTTATACGAATCATCTGATCTAGCAAAAGAATTATTTGAAAAAGCAAATGAGATTTTAGGTTTTCGTATTACAGACATTATGTTTGAGGGTACTGCCGAAGAATTAAAAGAAACCAAAGTAACACAACCCGCTGTTTTTTTACACTCTGTAATTTTAGCAAAAGTACTAGATGTAAAACCAGACATGGTTGCAGGACATTCACTTGGAGAGTTTTCTGCTTTAGTTGTTAATGGAGCATTATCTTTTGAAGATGGATTAAAACTAGTTTCTCAAAGAGCATTAGCCATGCAGGAAGCTTGCGAAATCACGCCTAGTACAATGGCTGCTGTATTAAACCTTGAAGACAAAGTAGTAGAAGATATTTGTGCCTCTATCAATGGAGTTGTTGTAGCCGCAAATTATAACTGCCCAGGACAATTAGTAATATCAGGAGAATTAAAAGCAGTTGAAGAAGCTTGTGAAAAAATGAAAGAAGCTGGGGCAAAGCGTGCTTTAATTTTACCTGTTGGAGGTGCTTTCCATTCACCAATGATGGAACCTGCAAGAGAAAAGCTTGCCGCTGCTATCGAAGCAACTACTTTCAACACTCCAACTTGCCCCGTTTATCAAAACGTTACAGCAAATGCAGTAACTGATCCAACTGAAATTAAGAAAAACCTAATTGCACAATTAACAGGGGCAGTAAAATGGACACAATCCGTTCAACAAATGATTGCTGATGGAGCAACAAGTTTTACAGAAGTTGGTCCTGGAAAAGTATTAGTAGGATTAGTTAATAAGATTAATAAAGAAATTGAGACAATTTCAGCATAA
- a CDS encoding pirin family protein — translation MENIVLHKADTRGNANHGWLQSFHTFSFANYFNPERMNFGVLRVLNDDTVSAGMGFGKHPHQDMEIISIPLEGDLEHQDSMGNKTVIKNGDIQVMSAGTGVQHSEYNKNEDEAVKFLQIWVIPNKKGVAPRYDQITLNQEDRHNKLQQILSPNADDAGVWIHQDAWFHLGKFDKDIATTYNFKKEVNGLYVFVLNGDLTINGQNLNKRDGLGIWNTNSVSIKADSDAEFLLMEVPMHI, via the coding sequence ATGGAAAATATCGTTTTACACAAAGCCGATACACGCGGTAATGCTAATCATGGTTGGTTACAAAGTTTTCACACTTTTAGCTTTGCTAATTATTTCAACCCTGAAAGAATGAATTTTGGAGTACTTCGAGTACTTAATGACGATACAGTTTCTGCTGGAATGGGCTTTGGAAAACACCCTCATCAGGATATGGAAATCATCAGTATCCCATTAGAAGGTGATTTAGAACACCAAGACAGTATGGGAAATAAAACCGTGATAAAAAATGGTGACATTCAAGTGATGAGTGCCGGAACTGGAGTCCAACACAGCGAATACAACAAAAATGAAGATGAAGCAGTAAAATTTCTTCAAATTTGGGTTATTCCTAACAAAAAAGGAGTTGCTCCTCGTTATGACCAAATCACTTTAAATCAGGAAGACAGACATAATAAATTACAACAAATCTTATCTCCAAATGCAGATGATGCAGGTGTTTGGATACATCAAGATGCATGGTTTCATTTAGGAAAATTTGACAAAGACATTGCTACAACTTATAATTTCAAAAAAGAAGTTAACGGATTATATGTTTTTGTGCTAAATGGTGATTTGACTATAAATGGACAAAACTTAAACAAAAGAGATGGTTTGGGGATTTGGAATACTAACAGTGTTTCTATTAAAGCAGATTCAGATGCAGAATTTTTGCTAATGGAAGTTCCAATGCACATTTAA